One window of Nocardioides dongkuii genomic DNA carries:
- the ctaD gene encoding cytochrome c oxidase subunit I, translating into MTTTDHKLIGKMYLITSFAWFLIGGLMALLIRSELAFPGNQVVNDELYNQLFTMHGTIMLLLFATPLFFGFANVIMPIQIGAPDVAFPRLNMFSYWLFLFGGLIAASGFLTHSGAASFGWFAYTPLSDAVRSPGAGGDLWIMGLWMAGLGTILGAVNFITTIICMRAPGMTMFRMPLFTWNALITSLLVLIAFPTLAGALLMLEADRQLGAHVFDTAHGGPILWQHLFWFFGHPEVYIIALPFFGIVTEILPVFSRKPIFGYVGLVGATLGIAILSVAVWAHHMFPTGAVDLPFFSGMTFLIAVPTGVKFFNWIGTMWGGSLSFDTPMLWSIGFLTTFLFGGLTGVILASPPLDFHVTDSYFVVAHFHYVVFGTVVFAMFAGFYFWWPKMTGRMLDERLGKLHFWLTFVGFHTTFLVQHWLGVEGMPRRYADYLPGDGFTTLNQVSTIGAFLLSASTLPFFYNVYVSRRGPKVLVDDPWGWGRSLEWATSCPPPRHNFVSLPRIRSESPAFDLHHPEIVAIELEQNQTAAEGGLADAPDMKGRAGMIDDRTADGTTDTTEGKS; encoded by the coding sequence ATGACCACGACCGATCACAAGCTGATCGGCAAGATGTACCTGATCACGTCGTTCGCCTGGTTCCTGATCGGCGGACTGATGGCGCTGCTCATCCGGTCCGAGCTGGCGTTCCCGGGCAACCAGGTCGTCAACGACGAGCTGTACAACCAGCTCTTCACCATGCACGGCACGATCATGCTGCTGCTGTTCGCGACCCCCCTGTTCTTCGGGTTCGCCAACGTGATCATGCCGATCCAGATCGGCGCGCCCGACGTGGCCTTCCCCCGCCTGAACATGTTCAGCTACTGGCTGTTCCTGTTCGGTGGACTGATCGCCGCCTCGGGCTTCCTGACCCACTCCGGCGCCGCCAGCTTCGGCTGGTTCGCCTACACCCCGCTCAGCGACGCCGTGCGCTCGCCGGGCGCGGGCGGCGACCTGTGGATCATGGGTCTGTGGATGGCCGGTCTCGGCACCATCCTGGGTGCGGTCAACTTCATCACCACGATCATCTGCATGCGCGCCCCCGGCATGACCATGTTCCGGATGCCGCTGTTCACCTGGAACGCGCTGATCACCAGCCTGCTGGTGCTGATCGCGTTCCCGACGCTGGCCGGCGCGCTGCTGATGCTGGAGGCCGACCGACAGCTCGGCGCCCACGTCTTCGACACCGCCCACGGCGGACCGATCCTGTGGCAGCACCTGTTCTGGTTCTTCGGGCACCCCGAGGTCTACATCATCGCGCTGCCGTTCTTCGGCATCGTCACCGAGATCCTGCCGGTGTTCAGCCGCAAGCCGATCTTCGGGTACGTCGGCCTGGTCGGCGCCACGCTCGGCATCGCGATCCTGTCCGTGGCGGTGTGGGCGCACCACATGTTCCCGACGGGAGCAGTCGATCTACCGTTCTTCTCGGGCATGACATTCCTGATCGCGGTGCCAACAGGAGTGAAGTTCTTCAACTGGATCGGGACGATGTGGGGCGGGTCCCTGTCCTTCGACACCCCGATGCTGTGGTCGATCGGCTTCCTCACCACGTTCCTCTTCGGCGGCCTGACCGGCGTCATCCTGGCCAGCCCCCCGCTGGACTTCCACGTCACCGACTCCTACTTCGTGGTCGCGCACTTCCACTACGTCGTGTTCGGCACGGTGGTGTTCGCGATGTTCGCCGGGTTCTACTTCTGGTGGCCGAAGATGACCGGCCGGATGCTCGACGAGCGGCTCGGCAAGCTGCACTTCTGGCTGACCTTCGTCGGCTTCCACACGACGTTCCTCGTCCAGCACTGGCTGGGTGTCGAGGGCATGCCGCGCCGGTACGCCGACTACCTGCCCGGCGACGGCTTCACCACGCTCAACCAGGTCTCCACCATCGGTGCCTTCCTGCTGAGCGCGTCGACGCTGCCGTTCTTCTACAACGTCTACGTGTCCCGGCGCGGGCCGAAGGTGCTCGTCGATGACCCGTGGGGCTGGGGCCGGTCCCTGGAGTGGGCCACCAGCTGCCCGCCGCCGCGGCACAACTTCGTCTCCCTCCCGCGGATCCGCTCGGAGTCGCCGGCCTTCGACCTCCACCACCCGGAGATCGTCGCCATCGAGCTCGAGCAGAACCAGACGGCCGCCGAGGGCGGGCTCGCGGACGCGCCCGACATGAAGGGCCGCGCCGGGATGATCGACGACCGCACCGCTGACGGCACGACCGACACCACGGAGGGCAAGTCCTGA
- a CDS encoding cytochrome c oxidase subunit 4: protein MKAEAWIFGACTIFLVLVTPAYWLVTEAGSSGGDWTGTSALAMTTLLTAMVTLYLGFHARKMDPRPEDLKEAEIADGAGELGFFPPYSWWPLWCAATLGFMVYGIAMGAWWLVIMGGVLGAVALSGLVFEYYRGEHAH from the coding sequence ATGAAGGCCGAGGCGTGGATCTTCGGGGCCTGCACCATCTTCCTGGTGCTGGTGACCCCGGCGTACTGGCTCGTGACCGAGGCCGGCAGCAGCGGCGGCGACTGGACCGGAACCTCGGCGCTGGCGATGACGACCCTGCTGACCGCGATGGTGACCCTCTACCTGGGCTTCCACGCGCGGAAGATGGACCCGCGGCCGGAGGACCTCAAGGAGGCCGAGATCGCCGACGGTGCCGGCGAGCTCGGGTTCTTCCCGCCGTACTCGTGGTGGCCGCTGTGGTGCGCCGCCACCCTCGGCTTCATGGTCTACGGCATCGCGATGGGTGCCTGGTGGCTCGTGATCATGGGCGGCGTCCTGGGCGCGGTGGCGCTGAGCGGGCTGGTCTTCGAGTACTACCGCGGGGAGCACGCGCACTGA